The Agromyces atrinae genome window below encodes:
- a CDS encoding beta-galactosidase codes for MSTPTSEVLDSRRVAATDSPALAEPTRESSSVHRIPGREVRYGGDYNPEQWSRDVWIEDIELMRRAGVNLVSVGIFSWVLLEPREGEYDFTFLDDLIGLLAEAGIDVDLGTPTAAPPAWFWKKYPEAHPVTRDGIRLGFGSRGMVSPSSPEYRRAATGITEQLARRYASNPAVVMWHIHNEYGAPISDSYDDYSVAAFREWARARYTTLDALNAAWGTLFWGQRYGDWDEIDAPRLSASVSNQAQRLDYQRFTSDALLACYVAERDVIRRYTQTTPITTNFMATNCPSVDYWSWAREVDVVANDHYLVAERRDNHVMLAMDADLTRSLAGGRPWILMEHSTSAVNWQPRNIAKRPGELARNSLSHFARGADAIMFFQFRASRFGAEKFHSAMLPHAGTGTRIWREVEELGSALGALGPVRGSRVEASVAVVWSIESFWALDLEWRPSVELGHRERVEAFYTALWNRGVTIDFVLPEHDLSGYDVVFAPSLYLLGDEGAASLDRYVAGGGTLVVSYFSGIVGANDEVAAGASPGALRDVLGLEIHEFLPLHEGETVDLGDGRRGAAWSEEIVLTGAESEALYATGPAAGGPAITRNARGDGTAWYVSTKLTGDDLQSFVDGVLARAGVAHAAPPAGLESVERVDGERRFAFHINHADEPAVVAAHGTDLLTGDHVDGEITVPGAGYRIIASPR; via the coding sequence ATGTCGACGCCCACTTCCGAAGTCCTCGATTCGCGACGAGTGGCGGCGACCGATTCGCCCGCTCTCGCCGAACCGACGCGCGAGTCATCCTCGGTGCACCGCATTCCCGGGCGGGAGGTCCGCTACGGCGGCGACTACAACCCCGAGCAGTGGAGCCGCGACGTCTGGATCGAGGACATCGAGCTCATGAGGCGCGCGGGCGTCAACCTCGTGAGCGTCGGCATCTTCTCGTGGGTCCTGCTCGAGCCGCGTGAGGGTGAGTACGATTTCACGTTCCTCGACGACCTCATCGGCCTGCTCGCCGAAGCCGGCATCGACGTCGACCTCGGCACGCCGACGGCCGCGCCCCCCGCGTGGTTCTGGAAGAAGTACCCCGAGGCGCACCCCGTCACGCGCGACGGCATCCGCCTCGGCTTCGGCTCGCGCGGCATGGTCAGCCCTAGCTCGCCCGAGTACCGCCGTGCCGCGACCGGCATCACCGAGCAGCTCGCCCGCCGGTACGCCTCGAACCCCGCCGTCGTCATGTGGCACATCCACAACGAGTACGGCGCCCCCATCAGCGACAGCTACGACGACTACTCGGTTGCGGCGTTCCGTGAGTGGGCGCGAGCCCGGTACACGACCCTCGACGCGCTCAACGCCGCGTGGGGAACGCTCTTCTGGGGGCAGCGCTACGGCGACTGGGACGAGATCGACGCCCCGCGTCTCTCGGCGAGCGTCTCGAACCAGGCCCAGCGCCTCGACTACCAGCGCTTCACGTCCGACGCGCTGCTCGCCTGCTACGTCGCCGAGCGCGACGTCATCCGTCGCTACACGCAGACGACCCCCATCACGACGAACTTCATGGCGACGAACTGCCCCTCGGTCGACTACTGGTCGTGGGCGCGCGAGGTCGACGTCGTCGCGAACGACCACTACCTCGTCGCCGAACGCCGCGACAACCACGTCATGCTCGCGATGGACGCCGACCTCACCCGGTCGCTCGCGGGCGGTCGCCCCTGGATCCTCATGGAGCACTCGACGTCGGCCGTCAACTGGCAGCCGCGCAACATCGCGAAGCGCCCCGGCGAGCTCGCCCGCAACAGCCTGAGCCACTTCGCTCGCGGCGCCGACGCCATCATGTTCTTCCAGTTCCGCGCAAGCCGCTTCGGCGCCGAGAAGTTCCACTCGGCGATGCTGCCGCACGCCGGCACCGGCACGCGGATCTGGCGCGAGGTCGAGGAGCTGGGCTCGGCGCTCGGCGCGCTCGGCCCCGTGCGCGGCAGCCGCGTCGAGGCATCCGTCGCCGTCGTCTGGAGCATCGAATCGTTCTGGGCCCTCGACCTCGAGTGGCGGCCCTCGGTCGAACTCGGCCACCGCGAGCGCGTCGAAGCCTTCTACACCGCGCTCTGGAACCGCGGCGTGACGATCGACTTCGTGCTGCCCGAGCACGACCTGAGCGGCTACGACGTCGTCTTCGCGCCGAGCCTCTACCTGCTCGGCGACGAGGGCGCCGCGTCGCTCGACCGCTACGTCGCGGGCGGCGGCACGCTCGTCGTCTCGTACTTCTCGGGCATCGTCGGAGCGAACGACGAGGTCGCCGCGGGTGCCTCGCCGGGAGCGCTGCGCGACGTGCTCGGCCTCGAGATCCACGAGTTCCTGCCGCTGCACGAGGGCGAGACGGTCGACCTCGGAGACGGTCGCCGCGGTGCGGCCTGGAGCGAGGAGATCGTGCTCACCGGTGCCGAGAGCGAAGCGCTCTACGCGACCGGCCCCGCCGCGGGCGGCCCCGCCATCACGCGCAACGCCCGCGGCGACGGCACCGCGTGGTACGTCTCGACGAAGCTCACGGGCGACGACCTGCAGTCCTTCGTCGACGGCGTGCTCGCCCGAGCCGGCGTCGCACACGCGGCACCGCCCGCGGGACTCGAGTCGGTCGAGCGCGTCGACGGCGAACGGCGCTTCGCCTTCCACATCAACCACGCCGACGAGCCCGCCGTCGTCGCGGCGCACGGCACCGATCTGCTGACCGGCGACCACGTCGACGGCGAGATCACCGTGCCGGGCGCCGGCTACCGCATCATCGCTTCGCCCCGCTGA
- a CDS encoding ABC transporter substrate-binding protein, translated as MRSSLRMGAIATAATAALLLAGCSADAGGGESGPVELTYWAWAPNLEQVVEIWNEKNPDIQVTVNKQDGGDPAITKLLTAIKAGSGAPDMIQAEYQKLPTLVSADALADISDALGSDVAEGFPSAVWDSVTLGGDAVYAVPQDTGPMMAYYRTDILDQYGLSIPTTWDEYAETARALHAADPSKYLGTFSANDAGWFAGLAQQAGASWWSIDGDAWGVGIDEEPTQKVAEYWGELVEEGVIDNKPMYTPEWNAGLNDGTQVGWVSSVWGPGVLNGNAADTAGLWTAATIPAWDASEPTNGNWGGSSTAVTTQSKHPEQAAEFITWLNTDPEAIAALIQTSGIYPADSEAAAAALTEPPAFFSGQADFYDIAAEAASAVQPFTYGPNVNVAYSAYNDEFAKAAEAKTADAFTKAVAEMQSITIDDLTKSGFTVK; from the coding sequence ATGCGCTCATCTCTTCGCATGGGAGCCATCGCCACCGCCGCTACTGCGGCTTTGCTTCTCGCCGGTTGTTCGGCCGATGCCGGGGGCGGTGAATCCGGCCCCGTCGAGCTCACATACTGGGCATGGGCTCCGAACCTCGAGCAGGTCGTCGAGATCTGGAACGAGAAGAACCCCGACATCCAGGTCACCGTGAACAAGCAGGACGGCGGCGACCCCGCCATCACCAAGCTGCTCACGGCGATCAAGGCGGGCAGCGGCGCTCCCGACATGATCCAGGCCGAGTACCAGAAGCTCCCGACGCTCGTGTCGGCCGACGCGCTCGCCGACATCTCCGACGCACTCGGCTCCGACGTCGCCGAGGGCTTCCCCTCGGCCGTGTGGGACTCGGTCACGCTCGGCGGCGACGCCGTCTACGCCGTCCCGCAGGACACCGGCCCCATGATGGCCTACTACCGCACCGACATCCTCGACCAGTACGGTCTCTCGATCCCCACCACGTGGGACGAGTACGCCGAGACGGCGCGTGCCCTCCACGCCGCCGACCCGTCGAAGTACCTCGGCACGTTCTCGGCCAACGACGCCGGCTGGTTCGCCGGTCTCGCGCAGCAGGCCGGCGCCTCGTGGTGGTCCATCGACGGCGACGCCTGGGGCGTCGGCATCGACGAGGAGCCCACGCAGAAGGTCGCCGAGTACTGGGGCGAGCTCGTCGAGGAAGGCGTCATCGACAACAAGCCGATGTACACCCCCGAGTGGAACGCCGGCCTCAACGACGGCACACAGGTCGGTTGGGTCTCGTCGGTCTGGGGCCCCGGAGTGCTGAACGGCAACGCCGCAGACACCGCCGGCCTCTGGACCGCGGCGACGATCCCCGCGTGGGATGCCTCGGAGCCGACCAACGGCAACTGGGGCGGTTCCTCGACCGCTGTCACGACGCAGTCGAAGCACCCCGAGCAGGCCGCCGAGTTCATCACGTGGCTCAACACCGACCCCGAGGCGATCGCCGCTCTCATCCAGACGTCGGGCATCTACCCGGCCGACTCCGAGGCCGCGGCCGCCGCGCTCACCGAGCCGCCCGCGTTCTTCAGCGGCCAGGCCGACTTCTACGACATCGCCGCAGAAGCCGCGTCCGCCGTGCAGCCCTTCACCTACGGCCCGAACGTCAACGTCGCGTACAGCGCGTACAACGACGAGTTCGCCAAGGCGGCCGAGGCGAAGACCGCCGACGCCTTCACGAAGGCCGTCGCCGAGATGCAGTCGATCACGATCGACGACCTCACGAAGAGCGGCTTCACCGTCAAGTAG
- a CDS encoding carbohydrate ABC transporter permease, producing the protein MLAPGIVLFVVFMAAPIFYTLFLSFQKKQVVGLGLGSGSTTTAFAGFENYISSFTDPEFAASVGRVLLYGVVLIPTMLGLALLFALLLDSRRTRATTFSRTAIFLPYAVPAVISSLLWGFLYLPAVSPFYYVFDQFGWEVPSLLSSPLVLFGIANIALWGGVGFNMIVMYTSLKAVPTEIYEAAKIDGASEVQIALRIKVPIIAPALVMTALFSMIATLQVFAEPTTLRPLTNSLSTSWSPLMLVYRDAFTRDDIYSAAATSIVIAVATFVVSFLFLRVVQKRAFGQED; encoded by the coding sequence ATGCTCGCGCCCGGCATCGTGCTCTTCGTCGTCTTCATGGCTGCGCCGATCTTCTACACGCTCTTCCTGAGCTTCCAGAAGAAGCAGGTCGTGGGCCTCGGACTCGGCTCGGGTTCGACAACGACGGCGTTCGCGGGCTTCGAGAACTACATCTCGTCGTTCACCGACCCCGAGTTCGCCGCGAGCGTCGGGCGCGTGCTGCTCTACGGCGTCGTGCTCATCCCGACGATGCTCGGCCTCGCGCTGCTCTTCGCACTCCTCCTCGACTCGCGCCGCACCCGCGCGACGACGTTCTCGCGCACCGCGATCTTCCTGCCGTATGCCGTGCCGGCCGTCATCAGCTCACTGCTCTGGGGCTTCCTCTACCTGCCCGCCGTGAGCCCCTTCTACTACGTGTTCGACCAGTTCGGATGGGAGGTGCCGTCGCTCCTGTCATCCCCCCTCGTGCTCTTCGGCATCGCGAACATCGCCCTGTGGGGCGGCGTGGGCTTCAACATGATCGTGATGTACACGTCGCTCAAGGCCGTGCCGACCGAGATCTACGAGGCCGCGAAGATCGACGGCGCGAGCGAGGTGCAGATCGCGCTCCGCATCAAGGTGCCGATCATCGCGCCCGCCCTCGTCATGACGGCGCTGTTCTCGATGATCGCGACGCTGCAGGTGTTCGCCGAACCGACGACGCTCCGCCCCCTTACGAACAGCCTCTCGACGAGCTGGTCGCCGCTCATGCTCGTCTACCGCGACGCCTTCACGCGCGATGACATCTACTCGGCCGCGGCGACCTCGATCGTCATCGCCGTCGCGACGTTCGTCGTCTCGTTCCTTTTCCTCCGTGTCGTCCAGAAGCGCGCCTTCGGACAGGAAGACTGA
- a CDS encoding carbohydrate ABC transporter permease produces the protein MTATTSPTLRTPLPGQPLSSGRRRSKDGERPSYVSTSILLIGALYCLFPVFWVLMASTKSGAELFSTFTLAPSTHLWDNIVALTQYRDGLYWRWMLNTALYAGVGAILSTYVSALSGYVLAKFAFPGKSMVFRILLMGVLVPGVILAIPQYFLMAQVGLTNTYWAVLLPQIISPYGIYLARIYSAAAVPTEVVEAARTEGASEMRIFSRIAMPMMLPGLVTIFLFQFVAIWNNFMLPYIMLGSDNLFPITVGLNGLLNQGATAPALYTLVITGALLSIIPLIALFLLLQRFWRVDLAAGAVKA, from the coding sequence ATGACCGCCACGACGTCCCCGACCCTCCGCACGCCTCTTCCCGGGCAGCCCCTCTCGAGCGGCCGACGCCGATCGAAGGACGGCGAGCGCCCGAGCTACGTGTCGACGAGCATCCTTCTCATCGGCGCGCTCTACTGCCTGTTCCCCGTCTTCTGGGTGCTCATGGCCTCGACGAAGAGCGGCGCCGAACTCTTCTCGACGTTCACGCTCGCACCGAGCACTCACCTGTGGGACAACATCGTCGCCCTCACGCAGTACCGCGACGGCCTCTACTGGCGCTGGATGCTCAACACCGCCCTCTATGCCGGCGTCGGCGCGATCCTCTCGACCTACGTCTCGGCGCTCTCGGGCTACGTGCTCGCGAAGTTCGCCTTCCCGGGCAAGTCGATGGTCTTCCGCATCCTGCTCATGGGCGTGCTCGTGCCGGGCGTCATCCTCGCGATCCCGCAGTACTTCCTCATGGCGCAGGTCGGCCTGACGAACACCTACTGGGCCGTGCTGCTGCCGCAGATCATCAGCCCGTACGGCATCTACCTCGCGCGCATCTACTCGGCCGCCGCCGTGCCGACCGAGGTCGTCGAGGCCGCGCGCACCGAGGGCGCGAGCGAGATGCGCATCTTCAGCCGCATCGCGATGCCGATGATGCTGCCGGGACTCGTGACGATCTTCCTCTTCCAGTTCGTCGCGATCTGGAACAACTTCATGCTCCCGTACATCATGCTCGGCAGCGACAACCTGTTCCCGATCACGGTCGGCCTCAACGGACTGCTGAACCAGGGTGCGACGGCGCCGGCGCTCTACACGCTCGTCATCACGGGTGCGCTGCTGTCGATCATCCCGCTCATCGCGCTCTTCCTGCTGCTGCAGCGGTTCTGGCGGGTCGACCTCGCCGCCGGCGCCGTGAAGGCGTGA